One segment of Lachancea thermotolerans CBS 6340 chromosome E complete sequence DNA contains the following:
- the CQD1 gene encoding Cqd1p (similar to uniprot|Q02981 Saccharomyces cerevisiae YPL109C Hypothetical ORF) has translation MRYLLPARLGGPGGLWNLQGLGSLRSSVATEGLRTLANASNITSRRSFAVQNTSQRATGSLASPRGIFLKSRTSSRTLVSLVFEGAIGAINFKGSANCKSRGVHQLVGVSRRSQSEAFNGLLGIIGATAALGLAIAATAFNESLKPDPDGDTFEMGLYTASQKELARIQHEKRQRALDGCRNRASRWFVRGWFAFKDAVLEPLLIASRFVQLALIFVPVFLLYPITFFGHRVHLDGTTTHVQTTHGARLWYAILRRALEVAGPSFIKLGQWAGSRTDIFSEGLCMELGNLHSHAKKHSLKFTEREVCRALKINHLNDAFEKFDERPLGVGAIAQVYVGQLSHAFVRERELQLDPDENRWCAIKIIHPHAARNISRDLRIMQFFADAIDMIPTMEWLSLPNEVEQFAILMRLQLDLRIECMNLKRFNDNFKRSFQVKFPRGFQELTTRQVLFEEYIYGFPMEEFLRAKDELNDTSLRKKVSHPFIDAFLQMLILDDFIHADLHPGNVMIRFVKADKYHSKSISTEEECYEVIHRLKRKLKNKDESFLPELRQVLTDFTPQICFIDTGLVTELNTRNRTNFIALFDALARFDGYRAGELMIERSRTPETAIDKELFALKVEKLVAKVKKRTFTLGTVSIGDLLDQMLSMVRGHHVRMEGDFVSVVVAILLLEGIGRQLDPDLDLFASSLPILREFGMKREGRSILQDVDTLSMWKIWLGLELRQFMNLSVKQTDQLCPNY, from the exons ATGCGGTACCTGCTTCCCGCAAGACTTGGAGGCCCAGGGGGATTATGGAATTTACAGGGCTTAGGATCTCTGCGAAGTTCAGTGGCCACTGAAGGTCTAAGGACCCTCGCAAACGCTAGCAACATTACAAGtcgaagaagctttgctgTCCAAAACACTTCGCAGCGCGCAACAGGAAGCCTTGCAAGCCCGAGGGGAATCTTTCTGAAAAGCCGCACAAGTTCCAGGACTTTGGTTAGTCTTGTATTCGAAGGTGCCATTGGGGCAATCAACTTTAAGGGATCCGCAAACTGTAAAAGTCGGGGCGTCCATCAGCTAGTGGGCGTTTCACGGCGTTCCCAGAGTGAAGCTTTTAATGGGCTGCTGGGTATTATAGGTGCTACAGCTGCTTTGGGTCTTGCGATCGCGGCGACCGCATTTAACGAGAGTCTCAAGCCCGATCCAGACGGCGACACCTTTGAGATGGGGCTGTACACGGCGTCCCAGAAGGAGCTTGCACGTATCCAGCACGAAAAGCGGCAACGCGCTCTTGATGGGTGTAGAAATCGTGCTTCTCGGTGGTTTGTTCGCGGCTGGTTCGCATTTAAAGACGCTGTGCTTGAGCCCCTTCTGATTGCATCGCGGTTTGTGCAACTTGCGCTAATATTCGTTCCTGTATTTCTGCTCTACCCTATTACTTTCTTTGGGCACCGCGTGCACCTCGATGGCACCACGACACATGTCCAGACCACACATGGTGCCCGTCTATGGTACGCTATTTTAAGGCGCGCTCTTGAGGTTGCTGGTCCTAGCTTTATCAAACTCGGCCAGTGGGCTGGCTCGCGTACTGATATTTTCTCTGAGGGCCTTTGCATGGAGCTGGGCAATCTTCATAGTCATGCCAAAAAGCACTCACTAAAATTTACAGAGCGAGAGGTCTGCCGCGCTCTCAAAATCAACCATCTAAATGATGCTTTCGAGAAATTCGATGAACGGCCACTTGGTGTTGGCGCCATTGCTCAAGTCTATGTTGGTCAGCTGTCTCATGCTTTCGTGCGCGAGCGtgagcttcaacttgaCCCTGACGAAAATCGCTGGTGTGCTATCAAAATCATCCATCCACATGCAGCTCGCAACATCAGTCGAGACCTTCGGATTATGCAGTTTTTTGCAGATGCTATTGACATGATTCCTACCATGGAATGGCTGTCACTGCCCAATGAGGTTGAGCAATTTGCAATTCTAATGCGTCTGCAATTGGATCTTCGAATTGAGTGTATGAACCTCAAGCGCTTCAACGATAATTTTAAGCGCTCATTTCAGGTTAAGTTTCCTCGCggctttcaagagctcacTACAAGACAAGTGTTATTCGAAGAATATATATATGGTTTCCCAATGGAAGAGTTTCTCCGCGCCAAAGATGAGCTAAATGATACTAGCTTACGCAAAAAGGTAAGCCATCCATTTATTGACGCCTTTTTGCAAATGCTCATCCTCGATGATTTCATTCACGCAGATCTGCACCCTGGAAATGTTATGATCCGCTTTGTTAAAGCTGATAAATACCACTCGAAGTCAATTTCAACTGAGGAGGAATGCTATGAGGTAATTCACCGCTTGAAGCGtaagctcaaaaacaaggacGAGTCTTTTCTCCCCGAACTACGTCAGGTTCTCACCGACTTTACTCCACAAATTTGCTTCATTGATACCGGACTCGTCACCGAGTTAAACACCCGAAACCGTACTAACTTTATTGCTCTCTTTGATGCTCTTGCGCGCTTCGACGGTTACCGCGCAGGTGAGCTGATGATCGAACGATCCCGCACTCCAGAGACTGCTATAGACAAAGAGCTATTTGCTTTAAAAGTCGAAAAGCTAGTTGCGAAGGTAAAGAAGCGCACGTTCACCCTCGGTACTGTCTCTATTGGCGATCTACTGGATCAAATGCTTTCTATGGTTCGCGGCCACCATGTCCGCATGGAGGGCGACTTCGTTTCCGTAGTTGTCGCTATACTACTTTTGGAAGGGATAGGAAGACAACTTGATCCCGATCTTGATTTGTTCGCAAG CTCGCTCCCAATATTACGTGAATTTGGCATGAAGCGCGAGGGCAGAAGCATCTTACAAGATGTTGATACGCTATCTATGTGGAAAATCTGGCTTGGCCTAGAACTTCGTCAATTCATGAACTTATCCGTCAAACAG ACTGACCAGCTTTGTCCAAATTACTAA
- the GDE1 gene encoding glycerophosphocholine phosphodiesterase (similar to Saccharomyces cerevisiae uniprot|Q02979 YPL110C GDE1 Glycerophosphocholine (GroPCho) phosphodiesterase) produces the protein MKFGKTFPNHQVPEWSHQYVHYKNLKKLIKEITAVQDQLYKQKWSQSNEGGAPVKSRNSTDAEENFLEVPEVKKRLATFFFALDRDIENVNDFYNTQFLEYDRRLRRLLTSAQLADLDAAAQVKRDYSHLRPQAAPIAPDFAEDYTEILGVLIELRSDFRNLKWYAELNKRAFTKILKKLDKKAGTKLQQPYLESRIWPLGISNDTEVSEKLGVINSTLGKISPSIDELQEGPDHEFEGSYAEVGSKDISSPVNVVLQMIEKDDGRSLINELVSMYRSVVFIPKRTLIALLNKAALSQSFQCIDEILEIIPTLGDHSDISGRNFFHHHVIALGKSSKQRKNRESTQDAKNETGDDDTDTPLLAALNVEAAAVPGHNTRLVKAYGPDGVNSNDSPVSLLYILNRLPPHLRSSLLQRDTYKRTPLHYSAQYGLFEVSKIIIESLKEWAAWDAAVPIDSIERWGDSEGFTPMHLAVIGVHPRTVKALTSYGAPSTSLNSPRLLHLATKLNSPELIEVLLSIKGFDVDYTEPETHETALYTAAKLNLRESAAHLLKSGANTEIRECNFGWTPIFAAATEGYYDIAKMLADHGAQYNIFDESGWTPTEHAVLRGHLDVANLLKVDSSVVMRPKLSAKFDREEKVETLESSKKTEVSSTSSPAPERPSQSLYKLSTGSESFISSSSDIEKKTSKHALLKSSLGPSHRKNNDSSKSSHSPPPLPKSFGHSYLQKDQSVVLIRLGGGDSKEKPAVLFNKVPLSKVSSTKLDTALSLVITCPDDTNNKPAVLDLPLDDILDPIHFTIPFKPDSSHALYFDIVPTYGYHAMKIANSSTDLKLKEIHELDGRSASESRDLHSKLGDATEDSQKTKILGRAVALLDKKTMSVGPNRSSLSDSRTVPIIENDTLDVLGTINFEFMIVKPFSHPNVSLGRGETYWKSLVSTRVIGHRGLGKNMNKNNSLQLGENTVESFIAAASLGASYIEFDVQLTKDDIPVIYHDFLVAESGADIPMHALTLEQFLDLNNADKHHRRLDQDLSRRRSMDDSDAAFIQRAIHMRGENGAGIEKTTGEKSSLLGKLFEDRMRLTRTFKKNNFKGNARGHSIASSFVTLKELFKKIPLNVGFNVECKYPMLDEAIEDDIGHITVELNHWCDTVLQVVYDNANGRDIIFSSFHPDVCIMLSLKQPSFPILFLTEGGTKKTVDPRAASLQNAIRFARTWNLLGIVSAAKPVIMAPRLAQVIKSSGLVCVTYGVDNNDPEVAKIEMDAGVDAVIVDSVLAVRRGLTKYSSAEA, from the coding sequence ATGAAGTTTGGCAAAACATTCCCGAACCACCAAGTTCCTGAGTGGTCTCACCAATACGTCCATTACAAGAACCTTAAAAAgcttatcaaagaaattaCGGCGGTGCAAGACCAGCTTTATAAACAGAAGTGGAGCCAGTCAAATGAGGGCGGTGCACCAGTTAAAAGCCGCAATAGTACAGATGCGGAGGAGAACTTTTTAGAGGTGCCTGAGGTCAAGAAGCGGCTGGCcacttttttctttgcacTTGACCGGGATATCGAAAATGTAAATGACTTCTACAACACTCAGTTCTTGGAATATGATAGGCGCTTGAGGCGACTACTGACGTCCGCGCAGCTTGCAGACCTGGATGCTGCAGCGCAAGTTAAGCGTGACTATAGCCACCTTCGCCCCCAAGCGGCCCCCATTGCGCCTGATTTTGCTGAAGACTATACCGAGATTTTGGGTGTTTTGATTGAACTCCGTTCCGATTTCCGCAATCTCAAGTGGTATGCAGAGCTCAATAAGCGTGCTTTCACAAAAattctgaagaaattaGACAAAAAGGCGGGCACAAAGTTACAACAGCCCTATTTAGAATCACGCATTTGGCCATTGGGAATTTCAAATGACACCGAGGTTTCAGAGAAGTTGGGGGTTATCAACTCAACTTTAGGAAAGATTTCCCCATCGATTgatgagcttcaggaaGGGCCCGACCACGAATTTGAGGGTAGCTATGCCGAAGTTGGGTCGAAAGATATTTCCTCTCCTGTAAATGTGGTACTTCAAATGATAGAAAAGGATGATGGTAGGAGTCTTATCAATGAGCTGGTTTCAATGTATAGATCTGTGGTCTTTATTCCTAAGAGAACGCTAATTGCTTTGTTAAACAAGGCAGCTCTCTCCCAGTCTTTTCAATGTATCGATGAAATACTCGAAATCATTCCCACCCTGGGAGATCACTCTGATATTAGCGGGCGAAACTTCTTTCATCATCATGTTATTGCCTTAGGCAAGAGCTCTAAGCAGCGCAAAAACCGGGAGTCTACACAAGACGCTAAAAATGAAACTGGCGATGACGATACTGATACCCCACTTCTTGCAGCCCTTAATGttgaagcagcagctgttCCTGGTCATAATACAAGACTAGTGAAAGCATATGGACCAGACGGAGTTAACTCTAATGATTCCCCTGTCTCTTTATTATACATTCTTAACCGTTTGCCACCGCATTTAAGGTCAAGCTTGCTGCAAAGGGACACCTACAAGAGAACGCCTTTGCATTACTCAGCTCAATATGGTCTATTTGAGGTGAGTAAGATTATAATAGAGAGTTTAAAAGAATGGGCTGCATGGGACGCAGCAGTGCCAATTGATAGTATCGAAAGGTGGGGCGATAGTGAAGGCTTCACGCCTATGCACTTAGCGGTCATCGGAGTTCACCCGAGAACTGTGAAAGCTCTAACAAGTTATGGAGCTCCATCCACAAGTCTCAACTCCCCACGCTTGCTACATTTGGCTACAAAGCTTAACTCCCCAGAGCTCATAGAGGTCCTTCTATCAATCAAAGGGTTTGACGTTGATTATACTGAGCCTGAAACTCACGAAACGGCTCTTTACACAGCGGCCAAATTAAATCTAAGAGAATCTGCAGCTCATCTTCTCAAAAGCGGTGCTAATACTGAAATAAGAGAATGCAATTTTGGTTGGACTCCAATTTTTGCAGCTGCTACAGAGGGCTACTATGATATCGCGAAAATGCTTGCAGACCATGGCGCGCAATacaatatttttgatgagagTGGATGGACCCCTACGGAGCATGCTGTTTTACGCGGTCACCTTGATGTTgcaaatcttttgaaagttgacAGCTCTGTTGTCATGAGGCCCAAGCTCTCTGCCAAGTTTGATAgagaagaaaaagtggAAACGCTTGAGTCCAGTAAGAAGACTGAAGTCTCGAGTACTTCATCGCCAGCGCCAGAACGTCCTTCGCAGTCGTTATACAAACTTTCTACAGGGTCAGAGAGCTTCATTTCTAGCAGTTCTGACATCGAGAAAAAGACCAGCAAGCATGCGTTGCTGAAATCATCTCTTGGTCCAAGCCACAGAAAGAATAATGActcctcaaaaagcagTCATAGCCCCCCACCCTTGCCAAAGTCTTTCGGGCATAGCTATCTGCAAAAAGACCAGTctgttgttttgataaGATTAGGTGGTGGTGATTCCAAGGAAAAGCCAGCAGTTTTGTTTAACAAAGTTCCGCTTTCCAAAGTTTCATCCACAAAACTTGATACAGCACTTTCCCTGGTTATAACTTGTCCTGATGACACTAACAACAAGCCTGCGGTTCTGGACTTGCCTCTTGACGACATACTGGATCCAATTCATTTTACCATACCTTTCAAGCCAGACTCCTCACATGCCTTGTACTTTGACATCGTTCCTACGTATGGCTACCATGCCATGAAAATTGCTAACTCTTCCACAGATCTCAAACTTAAGGAGATACATGAGCTTGATGGTCGAAGCGCTAGCGAGTCTAGAGATTTACATTCAAAGCTAGGGGATGCGACTGAAGATTctcaaaagacaaaaatctTGGGGCGTGCCGTGGCACTCTTGGACAAGAAGACTATGTCTGTCGGCCCCAACCGCAGCTCCCTTTCCGATTCGAGAACGGTTCCTATTATCGAAAATGATACTCTCGATGTACTCGGCACGATAAACTTTGAGTTTATGATCGTCAAACCCTTCTCCCATCCGAATGTCTCTCTGGGGAGAGGGGAAACTTACTGGAAATCTTTGGTGTCAACAAGAGTGATTGGACATAGAGGCTTGGGCAAAAACATGAATAAGAATAACTCTCTGCAGCTTGGGGAGAACACTGTTGAGTCTTTTATTGCAGCCGCGTCGCTGGGTGCATCTTACATTGAGTTTGACGTGCAATTGACAAAGGACGATATACCAGTGATATACCACGATTTCCTCGTAGCAGAATCAGGCGCAGATATCCCAATGCACGCTCTAACCTTAGAACAGTTCCTTGACTTAAACAATGCCGATAAGCACCACAGAAGATTGGACCAAGACCTGAGCCGCCGTCGCTCTATGGATGACTCGGACGCTGCATTCATCCAGCGAGCCATCCACATGAGAGGAGAGAACGGGGCTGGCATCGAAAAAACGACAGGAGAGAAGAGTTCTTTGCTAggcaagctttttgaagacagAATGCGTCTCACGCGAAcgttcaaaaagaacaattTCAAGGGGAACGCTCGGGGCCACTCGATTGCTTCCTCTTTTGTGACgctcaaagagctgttTAAGAAAATTCCCTTGAACGTTGGTTTCAACGTGGAATGTAAGTATCCCATGTTGGATGAAGCAATTGAAGACGACATTGGCCACATTACTGTGGAACTAAACCACTGGTGTGACACAGTTCTGCAAGTCGTTTATGACAATGCAAACGGGCGCGATATTatcttttcctctttccACCCCGATGTTTGCATCATGCTCTCGCTTAAGCAGCCTTCTTTCCCTATCCTCTTTTTAACAGAGGGCGGTACGAAGAAAACTGTCGACCCCCGGGCTGCTTCACTGCAAAACGCTATCCGCTTTGCACGCACTTGGAACCTGCTGGGCATTGTATCTGCGGCTAAACCAGTAATAATGGCGCCCCGGCTTGCTCAAGTCATTAAATCCTCTGGCCTCGTGTGCGTGACGTATGGCGTCGACAACAACGACCCAGAGGTTGCTAAGATAGAGATGGACGCAGGCGTGGATGCAGTGATTGTCGACAGCGTGCTAGCCGTGCGCCGCGGCCTGACTAAATACTCGAGCGCCGAAGCTTAG
- a CDS encoding KLTH0E13904p (conserved hypothetical protein): MSHSIIVSNVPVGVSDVSVMRYIREMTGNTPVVHMQPFPDECHYVNDSNATKTLQIFFATAEEAAIANSLFQGSSVEEDLTRVHAMFHGGRDEHVPRSLASQDTPWNETQSKQPAQRSRIKSLST, translated from the coding sequence ATGAGCCATTCAATCATTGTATCAAACGTCCCGGTGGGCGTCAGCGATGTATCAGTCATGCGCTACATCCGCGAGATGACTGGCAACACGCCTGTAGTGCACATGCAGCCGTTCCCCGACGAGTGCCACTACGTGAACGACAGCAACGCGACAAAGACGTTACAAATCTTTTTTGCGACGGCCGAGGAAGCCGCGATCGCCAACTCGCTATTCCAGGGCTCTAGCGTTGAAGAGGACCTCACGCGTGTGCACGCGATGTTCCATGGCGGCCGTGATGAGCACGTGCCCCGCTCGCTGGCTTCGCAAGACACGCCATGGAACGAGACGCAGTCCAAGCAGCCCGCCCAGCGCTCCCGCATCAAGAGCCTGAGCACATAA
- a CDS encoding KLTH0E13926p (similar to uniprot|P30624 Saccharomyces cerevisiae YOR317W FAA1 Long chain fatty acyl-CoA synthetase with a preference for C12:0-C16:0 fatty acids involved in the activation of imported fatty acids not required for growth on nonfermentable carbon sources essential for stationary phase and similar to YMR246W uniprot|P47912 Saccharomyces cerevisiae YMR246W FAA4 Long chain fatty acyl-CoA synthetase and similar to YIL009W uniprot|P39002 Saccharomyces cerevisiae YIL009W FAA3 Long chain fatty acyl-CoA synthetase, has a preference for C16 and C18 fatty acids; green fluorescent protein (GFP)-fusion protein localizes to the cell periphery) codes for MQYNVEVGKPANEHETAPRRNAKTKDGAVMRPLGSKASTLYEFIMENTKRSASRKAMGWRETIEVHEETKKVTKKIDGKDQQVDKTWLYYEMAPYKYNTYTEMEEIMHDYGRGLVQLGLEPGNKDRLHIFAATSHKWMKTFLAAQSQGIPVVTAYDTLGEKGLIHSMVQTETKAVFTDNALLHRLVNPVQTAKSLKYIIHGDNLDPNDKRNGGKFYSQAEAAIKKLREVRPDLVILSFDEVIANGRDAKDTIDVHPPKPDDLSCIMYTSGSTGDPKGVVLKQSTILAGLGGVATVVSRDTITPADRVIAFLPLAHIFELAFELITFYWGATLGYATIKTLSDLSMRNCQGDMKEFQPTIMVGVAAVWETVRKGIMAQVSKLPGFTQKVFWGAYYAKLKMKKYHIPGGDTLGNIIFKKVRQATGGCLRLSLNGGGPISRDTQEFITTLLCPMLIGYGLTETVANCCILAPEHFEYETQGDLTGAVTVKLVEVEELGYFAKNNQGEVWIKGEPVMPEYFKNEKETKDAFTEDGWFKTGDIAEWTSKGHLKIIDRKKNLVKTLNGEYIALEKLESVYRSNPLVQNICVYADQTKVKPIAIVVPNEGPVGKLAIDLGLIKETSELSNVVHDKKLRKAVLGELLKTGKSQGLNGIELILGVAMFDEEWTPENGYVTSAQKLQRKKILKAVEDQVDEVYSSN; via the coding sequence ATGCAATACAACGTCGAGGTTGGCAAGCCCGCTAACGAGCACGAGACAGCGCCCAGAAGGAACGCGAAGACCAAGGACGGTGCCGTGATGCGGCCCCTGGGATCTAAAGCGTCCACGCTGTATGAGTTCATCATGGAAAACACCAAGCGCAGCGCCTCGCGCAAGGCCATGGGCTGGCGTGAGACCATTGAAGTGCACGAGGAGACCAAGAAGGTCACCAAGAAGATCGACGGCAAGGACCAGCAGGTGGACAAGACGTGGCTGTACTACGAGATGGCTCCCTACAAGTACAACACGTACACCGAGATGGAGGAGATCATGCACGACTACGGGCGTGGTCTGGTGCAATTGGGGCTGGAGCCAGGCAACAAGGACCGTCTCCACATCTTCGCCGCCACCTCCCACAAGTGGATGAAAACGTTTCTAGCCGCGCAATCGCAAGGTATCCCTGTGGTCACTGCATACGACACCTTGGGCGAGAAGGGTCTGATCCACTCCATGGTGCAGACCGAGACCAAGGCCGTCTTCACCGACAACGCTCTGCTGCACCGTCTGGTGAACCCTGTCCAGACCGCCAAGTCTCTGAAGTACATCATCCACGGCGACAATCTCGATCCCAACGACAAGCGCAACGGCGGTAAGTTCTACTCCCAAGCCGAGGCTGcaatcaagaagttgcGTGAGGTTCGTCCAGACTTGGTGATTCTTTCCTTCGATGAGGTTATTGCCAACGGTCGCGACGCCAAGGACACCATCGATGTCCACCCCCCCAAGCCAGACGACCTTTCTTGCATCATGTACACATCTGGGTCCACTGGCGACCCTAAGGGTGTAGTCCTCAAGCAATCCACTATTCTTGCAGGTTTGGGAGGTGTCGCCACGGTCGTCAGCCGCGACACCATCACCCCAGCCGACAGAGTCATCGCGTTCTTGCCTCTAGCCCATATCTTCGAGTTGGCCTTCGAGCTCATTACCTTTTACTGGGGTGCCACTCTGGGCTACGCTACCATCAAGACGTTGTCAGACCTGTCCATGCGTAACTGCCAGGGTGACATGAAAGAGTTCCAGCCTACTATCATGGTTGGTGTCGCAGCGGTCTGGGAGACTGTGCGCAAGGGTATTATGGCTCAGGTCAGCAAGCTTCCCGGCTTCACTCAAAAGGTCTTCTGGGGTGCGTACTACGCGAAGCtcaagatgaagaaatacCACATCCCCGGCGGCGACACCTTGGGTAAcataattttcaagaaggtcCGCCAGGCCACAGGAGGCTGTTTGAGGCTGAGTCTGAATGGTGGTGGCCCCATCAGTAGAGATACTCAGGAATTCATCACCACCTTGTTGTGTCCTATGTTGATTGGATACGGTCTCACGGAAACTGTTGCAAACTGTTGTATTCTGGCGCCCGAGCATTTCGAGTACGAGACCCAAGGTGATCTGACAGGTGCCGTCACAGTTAAGTTAGTCGAGGTTGAGGAACTTGGCTATTTCGCCAAGAACAACCAAGGTGAGGTATGGATCAAAGGCGAACCCGTCATGCCTGAATACTTtaaaaacgaaaaagaaACCAAAGATGCTTTCACTGAGGATGGATGGTTCAAAACCGGTGATATTGCAGAATGGACTAGCAAGGGACATTTGAAGATTATTGACCGTAAGAAGAACTTAGTCAAGACCTTAAACGGTGAATATATCGCccttgaaaagctggagaGTGTTTACAGGTCCAACCCTTTGGTGCAAAACATCTGTGTCTATGCCGATCAGACCAAGGTCAAGCCTATTGCTATTGTAGTGCCCAACGAAGGCCCTGTAGGGAAGCTTGCTATCGATCTGGGCCTCATCAAAGAGACAAGCGAATTGAGCAACGTGGTGCACGacaaaaagttgagaaaagctGTTCTAGGCGAGTTGCTGAAGACCGGAAAATCTCAGGGTTTGAACGGTATTGAGCTCATCTTGGGCGTTGCCATGTTCGATGAGGAATGGACCCCCGAGAACGGGTACGTCACTTCcgctcaaaagcttcaaagaaagaagatcttgaaggCTGTTGAGGACCAAGTTGATGAGGTTTACTCTTCGAACTAA
- the CLD1 gene encoding carboxylic ester hydrolase (similar to uniprot|P53264 Saccharomyces cerevisiae YGR110W Hypothetical ORF): MPTISDLQIYKAASLFRSAFSQVVGIQPKVRKPAFPCNSESASNPSITCRPSSPSAIPLRELVINLPRLFPRSMKESVRDYFAFRKDAGTLQHQLLSTLPFFPVAGDDKVAEVVQTPVDEQANYINEFCVRPAMPHPSGTLRHLIIVHGYGAGLGFFLKNLEKLNLIDNRWVIHAIDLPGYGFSSRPKFPYKYKSDPAAQVEHWFHARFKTWLEKRGLLQHPEQNMLVAHSMGAYLAALYANKYPNHFKKLVMCSPAGICNTPSNKQRRLPPWWFAKLWDRNISPFSLVRNSRLLGSKLTSGWSYRRFGQLLSEGYRGAQQFEAIHKYAYAIFNSPGSGEYLLSFALKCGGDPRDALERRLFHNKMNQFKAKCEWLWLYGDQDWMDVGGGRRVSHFLNTAMGKKSKVEVVHDSGHHLYFDNYEQFNRILEKEMKMWDQ; this comes from the coding sequence ATGCCGACAATCAGCGATCTTCAAATATACAAGGCCGCTTCGCTGTTTCGATCTGCTTTCAGCCAGGTGGTTGGTATACAGCCGAAAGTGAGGAAACCAGCATTTCCTTGTAACTCAGAAAGCGCCAGCAACCCATCCATAACCTGCAGGCCGTCCTCGCCTAGCGCCATCCCTTTGAGGGAACTGGTGATAAATTTGCCTCGGCTCTTCCCGCGCTCTATGAAAGAATCGGTACGGGACTATTTTGCTTTTAGAAAAGATGCAGGTACCCTGCAGCATCAACTGCTATCGACTTTGCCCTTTTTCCCCGTCGCTGGAGATGATAAAGTGGCTGAAGTTGTACAAACACCCGTCGATGAGCAAGCTAATTACATTAATGAGTTTTGCGTGCGGCCTGCCATGCCTCACCCTAGCGGGACCCTGCGACACCTCATCATAGTACATGGGTACGGGGCAGGCcttggcttctttttgaaaaacctggaGAAGCTCAACCTCATTGATAATCGCTGGGTGATTCATGCCATAGATCTCCCTGGATATGGGTTTTCATCGAGACCCAAGTTTCCTTATAAGTACAAATCAGATCCCGCGGCGCAGGTCGAGCATTGGTTTCACGCCCGGTTCAAGACATGGCTCGAAAAAAGAGGACTTTTGCAGCACCCTGAACAAAATATGCTAGTCGCGCACTCAATGGGAGCTTACCTTGCTGCCCTTTATGCTAACAAATATCCGAaccacttcaaaaagctggtcATGTGCTCGCCAGCTGGAATATGCAATACACCTTCAAACAAGCAGAGACGCTTGCCTCCTTGGTGGTTTGCCAAGCTTTGGGATAGAAACATCTCCCCGTTTTCGCTAGTAAGAAACTCTCGCCTTCTAGGTTCAAAATTAACGAGCGGATGGTCTTACAGGCGTTTTGGGCAGCTTCTTAGCGAAGGCTACCGAGGAGCTCAGCAGTTTGAAGCGATTCACAAATACGCCTACGCAATATTCAATAGTCCAGGATCCGGAGAAtatcttttgagttttgcTTTGAAATGCGGAGGAGATCCTAGGGATGCTCTAGAAAGGAGGCTGTTCCATAATAAAATGAATCAGTTTAAGGCGAAGTGCGAGTGGCTTTGGCTTTACGGTGACCAAGATTGGATGGATGTGGGTGGCGGAAGGCGAGTTTCCCATTTCCTAAACACAGCGATgggcaaaaagagcaaggTTGAGGTTGTACATGATTCAGGTCATCATCTTTACTTCGATAACTACGAACAGTTCAATCGCATACTCGAGAAAGAGATGAAAATGTGGGACCAATAA